Below is a window of Oceanibaculum nanhaiense DNA.
GCGCCGTCTTGGAAGCACGGTCAACGCTCAGCTTAACCTTGGCCTTCAGCTCGCCCTTGGCCAGCAGGCTGACCTTGTCGGCCGCGTTGCGCACCAGGCCGGCCGCCGCCAGAGCAGCAGCGTCGATGTCCTTCTTGGCGTCCAGCTTGCCATCGTCGATGGCGGACTGCAGACGGCCCAGATTCACCACCTGGTACTCAACCCGGAACAGCGACTTGAAGCCACGCTTCGGCACCCGGCGCTCCAGCGGCATCTGACCGCCCTCGAAGCCCTTGATCGCCACACCGGTACGCGCGCCCTGGCCCTTGTGGCCACGGCCCGACGTCTTGCCAAGGCCCGAGCCGATGCCCCGGCCAAGGCGCTTGCGGCCCTTGCGGGCCCCTTCATTGTCGCGAATCTCGTTCAGCTTCATGATGACGTATCCCCGGAGCAGGTGCGCTCAATCCTAAATGGTCGTTCGCGGCCCACAGGGCCACGTGAAAATTCCTACCGAAAATCGGAGGCCCCGCCGGTTGACGGCGGGGCGGAACCGATATCAGGCCGACGGTTCGACCCGCACGAGATGGTGCACCTTGGCGATCATGCCACGCACGGCCGGGGTATCCTCCAGCTCGCGGGTGCGGTTCATCTTGTTCAGGCCAAGGCCAACCAGCGTTGCCCGCTGATCCTTCTCGCGGCCAATCGGGCTGCCGGTCTGGGTCACGCGGATGATGCCGGCCGCCGCCTTCTTCTTCGTCGCCATCTATCTTACTCCTGCAGCGCGGCTTCCGCCGAATCGGCGTCCGCCTTGTCGCCACGGCCCAGGATGTCCGACACGCGCTTGCCGCGACGTGCCGCCACCTGACGCGGCGAATAGATGTGCTTAAGCGCCTCGAAGGTCGCCCGGATCATGTTGTGCGGGTTGGAAGTGCCGACCGACTTGGCCACCACGTCCTGCACGCCCAGCGATTCCAGGATGGCGCGCATCGGGCCACCGGCGATGATGCCGGTACCCGCCGGCGCCGCACGCAGCACGACATTGCCGGCGCCATAATGGCCGAACACGTCATGATGCAGGGTCCGGCCCTCGCGCAACGGCACGCGGATCATGGTGCGTCGCGCCATCTCCGTCGCCTTGCGGATCGATTCCGGAACCTCACGCGCCTTGCCGGTGCCGAAGCCAACCCGGCCACGACCGTCACCGACGATCACCAGTGCCGCGAAGCCGAAACGACGGCCACCCTTCACCACCTTCGCAACGCGATTGATGCCGACCAGCTTCTCGATCAGATCGGACTCTTCCCGATCCCGGTCGCGACCGCGCTCTTCTCTCTGCCCACGTGCCATCTTCAGGCCCTTCCGTATTCCTTGTCTCGGCTCAGAACGACAGGCCAGCCTCGCGGGCGGCGTCGGCCAGGGCCTTCACACGTCCGTGATAGATATAGCCGCCGCGATCGAATACCACGGTGGTAACGCCCGCCTTCAGCGCGCGCTCCGCGATCAGCTTGCCAACTTCCTTGGCCGCATCGATCGTTGCCCCGGTCTTCAGCTTCTCGCGCATATCCTTCTCGAGGGACGAGGCCGCAGCCAAGGTTACCCCCTGAGCGTCGTCGATGATCTGCACATAAATCTGCTTGCTGGAACGGAAAACCGACAGGCGCGGACGCCCGCTGGACTTCTTCCGCAGCTGCGAGCGTACCCGCATCTTGCGCCGTTCATAAAGCTCATTCGCCTTCCGCATTGGGAGGTTCCTTACCGTTCTTTCAAGCCTTACTTCTTCTTGCCTTCCTTGCGCCGGATCACCTCGTCGGCGTACCGCACGCCCTTGCCCTTATAGGGTTCGGGGCCGCGATAAGCGCGAATTTCCGAGGCAACCTGGCCGACCAGCTGCTTATCCGCGCCGCTGATCTCAACCTGGGTCGGCGCTGGGCACTTGATCTGGATGCCTTCCGGGATCGGGTGCCGGACCGGGTGGCTGAAGCCGAGGCTCAGCACCAGATCCTTGCCCTCGACGGCGGCACGATAGCCGACGCCGGTGATCTCCAGCTTCTTGGTCCAGCCCTCGCTGACCCCGACCACCATATTGCGGACGAGGTTGCGGGTGGTGCCCCACAGCGACCGGGACTCCTTGCTGTCATTGGCCGGCGTCACATCGACGTTGCCGTCGGTAACGCTGACGCTGACAAGGTGAGTCACGTACGGCAGGCTGAGCTGACCCAGCTTGCCTTTGGTCGTGATCGTTCCGTCGGCGATCTTAACCTCGACGCCGCTGGGAACGGAGACCGGATTTTTCCCTACGCGAGACATAGCTCTCCGCCTTCCTTAGAACACGCGGCAGAGGACTTCGCCGCCGACATTGGCAGCGCGGGCCTCATGATCGGACATCACGCCACGCGGGGTCGAAAGGATCGAAATCCCCAGGCCGTTATAGACCTGCGGCAGTTCCTTGATCCGCGAATAGACGCGGCGACCCGGCTTCGACACGCGGCTGATCTCGTTAATGACCGGCGCGCCGTCGTGATATTTCAGCTCTATACGGATCTCACGTACGCCAGGGCGCACATCGAGCTCCTCGAAGCCGCGAATATAGCCTTCGCTCTTCAACACGTTCAGAACGTTCAGCCGCAGACGCGAGGACGGGCTAACGACGCTCGTCTTACGTGCCTGCTGCGCATTCCGAATGCGCGTCAGCATATCCCCCAAGGGATCGCTCATCGACATGTGACCGCCCTCTCTCTACCAGCTCGACTTGACCATACCGGGGATCTGCCCGGTGGAGGCCAGATCGCGCAACGCAATGCGCGACATCTTCAGTTTGCGATAGAACGCCCGCGGACGCCCGGTAACCTCGCAGCGATTGCGCACGCGCGTGGGTGCGCCATTACGCGGCATCTGCGCCAGCTTCAGGCGGGCGGCAAACCGCTCCTCCATCGGCAGGCTCTGATCGTCGGCCGTCGCCTTCAGGCGCGCCCGCTTCGGAGCGTCGCGCTTAGCCATCTGGGCCCGACGCTTGTTCTTCTCGATTGCACTCTTTTTAGCCATCGTTTTTCGCCTCCGCCCTTCAGCTCTTGGTGAACGGCATATTGAAGCCGTCCAGAAGCTCGCGGGCTTCCTCGTCCGTCTTCGCGGTGGTGCAGATCACGATATCCATACCGCGGATATCATCGATCTTGTCGTAATCGATTTCCGGGAACACGATCTGTTCCTTCAGGCCCAGCGCGTAATTGCCACGCCCGTCGAAGCTCTTCGTCGGCACCCCCCGGAAGTCACGCACCCGCGGCAGGGCAATCGTGATCAGCCGGTCCAGGAATTCGTACATGCGCTCGCGGCGCAGCGTCACCTTACAGCCAATCGGCATTTCCTCGCGCAGCTTGAAGCCGGCAATCGACTTCTTGGCGCGGGTGATGACCGGCTTCTGGCCGGCGATCATGGCCATCTCGGAGGCGGCCAGCTGGACCTTCTTGGAGTCCTGCACCGCCTCGCCGACGCCCATATTGATCACGATCTTGTCGAGGCGCGGCACGGAGAACGGGTTTTCATACCCGAACTTCTCCTGCATGCGCTTGCGGATCGTGTTCTCGTAGTGCTCTCGCAACCGGGTCATAGCCTTGGTCCTCACGCGTCGATGATTTCGCCGGAACGCTTGGCGAAGCGCACCTTGCGGCCATCATCGAGACTTTTGAAACCGACACGGGTCGGCTTGTCTTCCTTCGGATCGATATGGGCGACGTTGGAGATATGCAACGCCGCTTCCTTCTCGACAATCCCGCCCTGGCTCGTCTGGGTGGCGCGCTGATGGCGCTTCACCATGTTGACGCCCTGGACAAGCACGCGATGGTCGGCGCGCAGCACGCGCAGCACTTCACCGCGCTTGCCCTTGTCCTTGCCGGTCAGGATGACGACCTGGTCGCCCTTCTTGATCTTGAACTTTTCGGCCATCACAGCACCTCTGGCGCCAGCGAGACGATCTTCATGAACTTCTTGGCCCGCAGCTCTCGCACCACCGGGCCGAAGATACGCGTGCCGATCGGCTCGCCCTGCTTGTTGATCAGCACGGCAGCGTTACGGTCGAAGCGGATCACCGTGCCATCGACGCGGCGAACATCCTTCGCCGTGCGCACGATGACAGCGCGATGCACATCGCCCTTTTTCACGCGGCCGCGCGGGATCGCCTCCTTAACCGAGACGACGATGATATCCCCGACCGACGCAAACCGACGCTTGGAACCGCCCAGCACCTTGATGCACTGCACACGGCGCGCGCCGGAATTGTCGGCCACTTCTAGGTTGGTCTGAACCTGGATCATTTCTTCGTCCTCGACCCTTTAGGCGCCTGCGCCCAGCTCGTCGGAAACGACGCGCCAGCGCTTGTTCTTGGAGATCGGCCGGCATTCTTCGATCTTCACCAGATCGCCGACCTTCAACCGATTCTCCTCGTCATGCGCGTGGTACTTCTTGGAGCGCGTGATGAATTTCTTATAGACCGGGTGCATGACGCGACGATCGACCTGTACGACGACGGTCTTCTCGTTCGCATCGCTGACCACGGTGCCCTGCAATTGACGCCTCGGCATCTTCTAACTCCCGCCCTTTTCCGGGCTCACGCCGCGCCAACGCCGACTTGGCGCTGGTGCAGAATGGTCTTGATCTGTGCGATGGTGCGACGCACCTGACGGACGCGCGCGGTGTTTTCAAGCTGGCCGCTTGCCTTCTGGAAGCGCAGATTGAACGCCTCCTTGCGCAAATCGACCAGCTGCTGCTTCAGCTCGTCCTCGCTCTTGGCGCGAATATCGGACGCCTTCATGTCTTAGCCCTCCTCGCCCAAGCGAGTAACGAAACGGGTGCGGATCGGCAGCTTTGCAGCCGCCAGCTCGAAGGCGCGCTCCGCAAGATCGCGCGGCACGCCGTCCAGCTCGAACATGATCCGGCCCGGCTTCACACGGCACGCCCAGAATTCCGGGGTACCCTTACCCTTACCCTGACGAACCTCGGCCGGCTTCTTGGAGACCGGGACGTCCGGGAAGATGCGGATCCATACCCGCCCCTGGCGGCGGATATGGCGGGTGATCGCGCGGCGGGCCGCCTCGATCTGGCGTGCGGTCACACGCTCCGGCTCCATGGCCTTAAGGCCAAAAGCGCCGAAATTGAGCGTCGTGCCACCCTTGGCCACGCCATGGATACGGCCCTTGAAGGCCTTGCGATACTTGGTCCGCTTCGGTTGCAACATGATACGTTACCCGTTTCTTCTCGCGTTCCGTTCGGCCTTAGCGCGACGCCGGCTGCGGATCAGCCTGACGCTTGTCCTGAGCGTAGGGGTCATGCCCCAGAATCTCGCCCTTGAACACCCAAACCTTCACACCACAGGTGCCATAGGTGGTCTTCGCCGTGGCCGTGCCATAGTCAACTTCAGCGCGCAGCGTGTGCAGCGGCACCCGGCCCTCGCGGTACCATTCGGTCCGCGCGATCTCGGCACCACCCAGACGGCCGCCGCAATTGATGCGGATGCCCAGCGCGCCGAGGCGCATGGCGGACTGCACCGCGCGCTTCATGGCGCGGCGGAACGCAACCCGGCGTTCCAGCTGCTGCGCAATGCTCTCCGCGATCAGGCGGGCGTCGATCTCCGGCTTGCGGATTTCGACGATGTTCAGGTTGACCTCGTTGCCGGTCCGGTTCTGCAGATCGGCGCGCAGCTTGTCGATATCCGAGCCCTTCTTGCCGATCACCACACCCGGACGGGCGCTGTGGATCGTGATGCGGGCCTTCTTGGCCGCACGCTCGATGATCACCTTGCTGACGCCGGCCTGGGCCAGACGATCGTGCAGATAGGTGCGCAAGCGCAGATCCTGATGCAGCAACTCGGCGTAGCCGCGATCCGCATACCAGCGCGAATCCCAGGTCCGGTTGATGCCGAGCCGAAGCCCGATCGGATTGACTTTATGGCCCATTACGCCAACTCCTCGCGTTCGCTGACCACGATCGTCACGTGGCTGAAGGGCTTCTCGACGCGCCCGGCGCGACCGCGCGCCCGGGCATGGAACCGCTTCATCACCAGGCCGCGACCGACGGTCGCTTCCTTCACATAAAGCCGATCGACATCGAGCTGATGGTTGTTCTCGGCATTGGCAATCGCCGACTGCAGCACCTTCTTCACATCATCGGAAATCCGACGATTGGAGAAGGTCAGCGCGTTCAGCGCCTTGCCGCAATCCATGCCGCGAATCAACTGGGCCACGATATTCAGCTTCTGCGGGCTGACACGCAGATTGCGCAGCACCGCCTTCGCCTCGTTATCGGCCAGAGACCGTTCCCGTGCCTGCTTGCCCATCGTTAACCCCTCTTCGCCTTCTTGTCGGCAGCGTGACCGTAGAAGGTACGGGTCGGCGAGAATTCGCCGAACTTGTGACCGACCATATTCTCGGTCACCAGCACGGGCACGAATTTCTGGCCGTTGTACACGCCAAAAGTCAGGCCGACGAACTGCGGCAGGATCGTGCTGCGCCGGGTCCAGATCTTAATGACCTCGTTCCGGCCCGATGCGCGCGCCTTATCCGCCTTCTTGAGAAGGTAGCCGTCGATGAACGGACCCTTCCAAACAGAGCGAGCCACGACTGCTCTCCTTTACTTCTGATACCGGCGGCGAACAATCATGCCGTCGGTCTTCTTGTTGTTTCGAGTCCGCCGGCCCTTGGTCGGCTTGCCCCACGGAGTGACAGGATGGCGACCGCCCGAAGTACGGCCTTCGCCACCGCCATGCGGATGATCGATCGGGTTCATGGCAACGCCACGAACCGACGGGCGACGACCCAGCCAACGATTGCGGCCAGCCTTGCCCTTATTGATGTTCTGCTGGTCCGGGTTGGACACCGCACCCATCGTGGCCATGCACTCGCCGCGCACCTGGCGCAGCTCGCCGGAAACCATCCGCAGCACCACATTGGCGCCGTCGCGGCCGACGATCTGGCAGTAGCTGCCGGCGGAGCGGGCGATCTGGCCGCCACGGCCCGGCTTCAGCTCGACATTATGCACCACGGTGCCGACCGGAATGTTGCGCAGCTGCGCCGCATTGCCCGGCTTGATGTCCGTGCGCAGGCCCGAGACCACCACGTCGCCGGCCTTCACACGCTGCGGCGCCAGGATGTAGGCGAGCTCGCCATCCTCGTACTTGATCAGCGCGATGAAGGCGGTGCGGTTCGGGTCATATTCCAGCCGCTCGATGGTGGCCGGCATGTCGAACTTGCGCCGCTTGAAGTCAACCAGACGATAGCGGCGCTTGTGGCCGCCGCCGCGCTGGAAGGCGGTGATGCGGCCATAATTGTTGCGCCCGCCGGTCTTGGTCAGACCCTCGGTCAGCTGCTTTACCGGCTTGCCCTTCCACAGATCGCTGCGGTCAACGACGACCAGCTGGCGCTGCGAAGGTGTAGTCGGCTTAAAGGATTTCAGTGCCATGGTCTCAGACCCCGGTCGTCACGTCGATGGAATGACCCTCGACCAGGGTCACGATCGCCTTCTTGGTGTCACTGCGCTGACCGACGATCCCGCGGAAACGCTTCACCTTGCCCTTCTGGCGGAGCGTGTTGACGG
It encodes the following:
- the rplO gene encoding 50S ribosomal protein L15, which gives rise to MKLNEIRDNEGARKGRKRLGRGIGSGLGKTSGRGHKGQGARTGVAIKGFEGGQMPLERRVPKRGFKSLFRVEYQVVNLGRLQSAIDDGKLDAKKDIDAAALAAAGLVRNAADKVSLLAKGELKAKVKLSVDRASKTALAAVEKAGGSVKLPEASAPAASE
- the rpmD gene encoding 50S ribosomal protein L30; the protein is MATKKKAAAGIIRVTQTGSPIGREKDQRATLVGLGLNKMNRTRELEDTPAVRGMIAKVHHLVRVEPSA
- the rpsE gene encoding 30S ribosomal protein S5, producing MARGQREERGRDRDREESDLIEKLVGINRVAKVVKGGRRFGFAALVIVGDGRGRVGFGTGKAREVPESIRKATEMARRTMIRVPLREGRTLHHDVFGHYGAGNVVLRAAPAGTGIIAGGPMRAILESLGVQDVVAKSVGTSNPHNMIRATFEALKHIYSPRQVAARRGKRVSDILGRGDKADADSAEAALQE
- the rplR gene encoding 50S ribosomal protein L18, with the translated sequence MRKANELYERRKMRVRSQLRKKSSGRPRLSVFRSSKQIYVQIIDDAQGVTLAAASSLEKDMREKLKTGATIDAAKEVGKLIAERALKAGVTTVVFDRGGYIYHGRVKALADAAREAGLSF
- the rplF gene encoding 50S ribosomal protein L6 codes for the protein MSRVGKNPVSVPSGVEVKIADGTITTKGKLGQLSLPYVTHLVSVSVTDGNVDVTPANDSKESRSLWGTTRNLVRNMVVGVSEGWTKKLEITGVGYRAAVEGKDLVLSLGFSHPVRHPIPEGIQIKCPAPTQVEISGADKQLVGQVASEIRAYRGPEPYKGKGVRYADEVIRRKEGKKK
- the rpsH gene encoding 30S ribosomal protein S8, coding for MSMSDPLGDMLTRIRNAQQARKTSVVSPSSRLRLNVLNVLKSEGYIRGFEELDVRPGVREIRIELKYHDGAPVINEISRVSKPGRRVYSRIKELPQVYNGLGISILSTPRGVMSDHEARAANVGGEVLCRVF
- the rpsN gene encoding 30S ribosomal protein S14; translated protein: MAKKSAIEKNKRRAQMAKRDAPKRARLKATADDQSLPMEERFAARLKLAQMPRNGAPTRVRNRCEVTGRPRAFYRKLKMSRIALRDLASTGQIPGMVKSSW
- the rplE gene encoding 50S ribosomal protein L5, translated to MTRLREHYENTIRKRMQEKFGYENPFSVPRLDKIVINMGVGEAVQDSKKVQLAASEMAMIAGQKPVITRAKKSIAGFKLREEMPIGCKVTLRRERMYEFLDRLITIALPRVRDFRGVPTKSFDGRGNYALGLKEQIVFPEIDYDKIDDIRGMDIVICTTAKTDEEARELLDGFNMPFTKS
- the rplX gene encoding 50S ribosomal protein L24 — its product is MAEKFKIKKGDQVVILTGKDKGKRGEVLRVLRADHRVLVQGVNMVKRHQRATQTSQGGIVEKEAALHISNVAHIDPKEDKPTRVGFKSLDDGRKVRFAKRSGEIIDA
- the rplN gene encoding 50S ribosomal protein L14 gives rise to the protein MIQVQTNLEVADNSGARRVQCIKVLGGSKRRFASVGDIIVVSVKEAIPRGRVKKGDVHRAVIVRTAKDVRRVDGTVIRFDRNAAVLINKQGEPIGTRIFGPVVRELRAKKFMKIVSLAPEVL
- the rpsQ gene encoding 30S ribosomal protein S17 produces the protein MPRRQLQGTVVSDANEKTVVVQVDRRVMHPVYKKFITRSKKYHAHDEENRLKVGDLVKIEECRPISKNKRWRVVSDELGAGA
- the rpmC gene encoding 50S ribosomal protein L29 is translated as MKASDIRAKSEDELKQQLVDLRKEAFNLRFQKASGQLENTARVRQVRRTIAQIKTILHQRQVGVGAA
- the rplP gene encoding 50S ribosomal protein L16; protein product: MLQPKRTKYRKAFKGRIHGVAKGGTTLNFGAFGLKAMEPERVTARQIEAARRAITRHIRRQGRVWIRIFPDVPVSKKPAEVRQGKGKGTPEFWACRVKPGRIMFELDGVPRDLAERAFELAAAKLPIRTRFVTRLGEEG
- the rpsC gene encoding 30S ribosomal protein S3, with the protein product MGHKVNPIGLRLGINRTWDSRWYADRGYAELLHQDLRLRTYLHDRLAQAGVSKVIIERAAKKARITIHSARPGVVIGKKGSDIDKLRADLQNRTGNEVNLNIVEIRKPEIDARLIAESIAQQLERRVAFRRAMKRAVQSAMRLGALGIRINCGGRLGGAEIARTEWYREGRVPLHTLRAEVDYGTATAKTTYGTCGVKVWVFKGEILGHDPYAQDKRQADPQPASR
- the rplV gene encoding 50S ribosomal protein L22, translated to MGKQARERSLADNEAKAVLRNLRVSPQKLNIVAQLIRGMDCGKALNALTFSNRRISDDVKKVLQSAIANAENNHQLDVDRLYVKEATVGRGLVMKRFHARARGRAGRVEKPFSHVTIVVSEREELA
- the rpsS gene encoding 30S ribosomal protein S19; amino-acid sequence: MARSVWKGPFIDGYLLKKADKARASGRNEVIKIWTRRSTILPQFVGLTFGVYNGQKFVPVLVTENMVGHKFGEFSPTRTFYGHAADKKAKRG
- the rplB gene encoding 50S ribosomal protein L2 — protein: MALKSFKPTTPSQRQLVVVDRSDLWKGKPVKQLTEGLTKTGGRNNYGRITAFQRGGGHKRRYRLVDFKRRKFDMPATIERLEYDPNRTAFIALIKYEDGELAYILAPQRVKAGDVVVSGLRTDIKPGNAAQLRNIPVGTVVHNVELKPGRGGQIARSAGSYCQIVGRDGANVVLRMVSGELRQVRGECMATMGAVSNPDQQNINKGKAGRNRWLGRRPSVRGVAMNPIDHPHGGGEGRTSGGRHPVTPWGKPTKGRRTRNNKKTDGMIVRRRYQK